In the Hordeum vulgare subsp. vulgare chromosome 7H, MorexV3_pseudomolecules_assembly, whole genome shotgun sequence genome, one interval contains:
- the LOC123413337 gene encoding disease resistance protein RGA5-like isoform X2 — protein MFRFIGAWLQAVLRYIAAWLQPATAADDSDAAVASPQAAMDFPVTASLGPLHRPLHSFRTTKNNLPYGVSDGEVRRLEADLEVLFTELKIVSEADDPSFTARCWMKEVRELRYDAEDFFGQVPLSSAGAGGSALHTVILWIPSKLKRRCQVAEAFSDLRARAKDASRRRQSFQLGSATIRAEFGQANVNRSPKFIGLEESMDKLVKLLAFDSEDAEQQVQCRAFVRVSRNPDMRMLLSSILSQIKAPPVHAFPDVQDLMDIMREYLQCKRYLIVIDDLWASSTWDIISHAFPDGDCCSRIIVTTEIKDVALACSRYQFKYMYEMSPLNDHQSRKLFLSRVFGSENGCPPDFKEVTYEIIRKCGGLPLAIENMASMLACELGVDQWKHVRDSLPSALSLRTNPSSEGLKEVLNIIYNNLSPYLKTCLLYLIMYPEGNTVSKEDLVKQWVAEDLIGEGQDREKTARDYFDVLFSRGMIQPVDRNYNDEVLTCTVHHMVLDLIRYKSLEENFIINVSCFQTTPGLPDKIRRLSIQFGGAKCAIIPADFMMTQVRSLIFFGFLNCVPSVVEYKLLRVLILHIWADQSKIFDLTRISELFQLRYLKIDCNITVHLPDEIQQLKFLQTLELHAPVNDMPSDIGSLPLLRTLGYFDLSKNSMENVQSLAELNNLQDLQLTLSNIPEPDNLKNNMQCLGSILWKLSNLKSLTLVPAVSSHLDVLDDAGGAILGISGDVLSSVSSPPPLLQRLELSGRCCIFASLPEWTKKLGNLCILKISIRKLLRKDIDILKGLPALMALSLYVWTAPVGKVVFDSEGFSVLKFFKFTCAAPCLAFLKGAMPSVRELKLAFSANRMEHYSQIIAGLEYLIELKEITAKVGGTGADESDKRYTELALSGAIANHPCTPMIRVQCVDRNFSGEEGTSAVTQEQEHWTLEKRHEKQEALLNPLPIPSTQTQSRDGGQNGGTDRSSEVLTQTRDEVQDELVERSMEVLTHEQEHLTLEKQHEIHEVLLDPLPEVLSTPSRQTQVREEVQDGEIERQEQGQCTLEQDGVLDVQIGTSMEVVAQEEHDTMRTQHEIEKELLDPRLAPEQRSALLSLPPTPRVLSLPPYRTGAMMKAVMQRFRATTPVSSSHFPLAPRSLPPRRLAHKLAVGAAKMGKRSSDLIKNIHSFVKKTHPATAPPSSSTSPVAPRSSPSPPRSRACEPSDGAEKAV, from the exons ATGTTCCGATTTATCGGCGCTTGGCTACAGGCGGTGCTCCGGTATATTGCCGCGTGGCTTCAGCCGGCGACGGCAGCGGATGATTCCGATGCCGCTGTTGCGTCGCCTCAGGCGGCGATGGATTTTCCCGTCACGGCTTCGCTTGGCCCCCtccaccggccgctccattcgttcaggaccaccaagaacaacctcccATATGGGGTCAGCGATGGCGAGGTCCGGCGCCTCGAAGCAGATCTCGAGGTATTGTTCACCGAGCTCAAGATCGTGTCTGAGGCGGATGACCCTAGCTTCACGGCCAGGTGCTGGATGAAGGAGGTGCGGGAGCTTCGTTACGACGCGGAGGACTTCTTCGGCCAGGTTCCGCTCTcctccgccggcgccggcggaagCGCTCTTCACACAGTCATCCTTTGGATTCCCAGCAAGCTGAAGCGGCGGTGCCAGGTTGCAGAAGCTTTCTCAGATCTGCGGGCTCGTGCCAAGGACGCGAGTCGAAGACGCCAAAGTTTCCAGCTTGGTTCAGCAACCATCAGAGCTGAATTTGGGCAAGCCAATGTCAACCGCTCCCCCAAATTTATTGGTCTTGAGGAGTCCATGGACAAGCTTGTCAAACTGCTGGCCTTTGACAGTGAAGATGCAGAGCAACAAGTTCAG TGTCGGGCTTTCGTGCGGGTGTCAAGAAATCCAGATATGAGGATGCTTTTATCCAGCATCCTCTCACAAATCAAGGCACCACCGGTCCATGCCTTTCCTGATGTGCAGGACCTTATGGACATTATGAGAGAATATCTGCAATGCAAAAG ATACTTGATTGTAATTGATGACTTGTGGGCCTCCTCAACATGGGATATTATTAGCCATGCTTTTCCTGATGGTGATTGTTGCAGCAGAATAATAGTAACCACAGAAATCAAGGATGTAGCATTGGCATGCAGTAGGTATCAGTTTAAGTACATGTATGAGATGAGTCCTCTGAATGATCATCAATCAAGAAAGTTATTCCTCAGTAGAGTTTTTGGATCTGAAAATGGTTGCCCTCCAGATTTCAAAGAAGTTACATATGAGATCATCCGGAAATGTGGAGGTTTACCATTAGCAATTGAAAATATGGCCAGCATGTTGGCATGTGAACTAGGCGTTGATCAATGGAAGCACGTGCGAGATTCTTTACCCTCTGCTTTGAGTTTGAGGACAAACCCTAGTTCGGAAGGGTTGAAAGAAGTTCTGAACATTATTTACAATAATCTTTCACCATATTTGAAGACATGCTTGCTATATCTTATTATGTATCCAGAGGGCAACACTGTCAGCAAGGAAGATTTAGTGAAGCAATGGGTAGCTGAAGATTTGATCGGTGAAGGGCAAGACAGAGAGAAAACTGCACGGGATTATTTTGATGTGCTTTTCAGTAGAGGAATGATCCAACCTGTTGACAGAAATTATAACGATGAGGTTTTGACATGTACAGTTCACCACATGGTACTAGATCTTATTAGGTACAAATCTCTAGAGGAGAATTTCATCATTAACGTGAGCTGTTTTCAGACAACTCCAGGTCTTCCTGATAAGATTCGTCGACTGTCTATCCAGTTTGGTGGTGCAAAATGTGCAATTATACCGGCAGACTTCATGATGACTCAAGTTAGATCGCTTATATTTTTTGGGTTCTTGAACTGTGTACCTTCTGTTGTGGAATATAAGCTCCTTCGAGTTCTGATTCTTCATATCTGGGCTGATCAAAGCAAAATATTTGACCTCACTAGAATTAGTGAACTGTTTCAGCTGAGATATCTGAAAATTGATTGCAACATCACTGTCCATCTGCCAGATGAGATTCAACAGCTAAAATTCTTGCAGACACTGGAATTGCATGCACCAGTAAATGATATGCCATCGGATATTGGTTCCTTGCCATTACTTCGCACTCTGGGGTATTTTGATCTCAGTAAGAACTCAATGGAGAATGTACAGAGCCTTGCCGAGCTGAACAATCTCCAAGACCTTCAGCTCACTTTGTCTAACATTCCGGAGCCTGATAATCTGAAGAACAATATGCAATGCCTGGGCTCAATTCTCTGGAAACTCAGCAACCTCAAGTCTCTAACTCTAGTACCTGCAGTCTCCTCTCATCTAGATGTTCTAGACGATGCTGGTGGTGCAATCTTGGGTATTTCTGGCGATGTCTTGAGCAGTGTGTCCTCTCCCCCGCCCCTTCTTCAGAGGCTTGAGCTGTCAGGGCGCTGTTGCATCTTTGCCAGCCTACCTGAGTGGACCAAAAAACTTGGCAATCTCTGCATTTTGAAGATTTCAATTAGGAAGTTGTTGAGGAAAGATATTGATATCCTCAAAGGATTGCCAGCCCTCATGGCTCTGTCGCTGTATGTTTGGACTGCTCCTGTAGGAAAGGTTGTCTTTGATAGTGAGGGGTTCtcggttctcaaattcttcaagtTTACATGCGCTGCCCCATGCCTGGCATTTCTGAAAGGAGCCATGCCTAGTGTTCGGGAGCTCAAGCTAGCATTCAGTGCTAACAGAATGGAGCACTACAGCCAGATAATTGCTGGCTTAGAGTACCTGATAGAACTTAAAGAGATAACAGCAAAAGTTGGGGGCACTGGTGCTGATGAATCTGATAAAAGGTACACAGAGTTGGCATTGAGTGGTGCCATTGCCAATCATCCATGCACTCCCATGATCAGAGTACAATGTGTAGATCGGAATTTTTCTGGTGAGGAGGGTACAAGTGCCGTCACACAAGAACAAGAACACTGGACTCTGGAAAAACGACATGAGAAACAAGAGGCCTTGCTTAATCCTCTTCCCATTCCAAGCACACAAACACAATCTAGAGATGGAGGGCAGAATGGAGGAACAGATAGATCAAGCGAGGTGCTgacacaaacaagagatgaagttcAGGATGAATTAGTAGAAAGATCGATGGAGGTCCTCACACATGAACAGGAACACTTGACCCTGGAAAAACAACACGAGATTCATGAGGTATTGCTTGATCCTCTTCCTGAAGTTCTTTCCACTCCAAGCAGACAGACACAAGTGAGAGAGGAAGTACAGGATGGAGAAATAGAGAGACAAGAGCAAGGACAATGTACCCTGGAACAAGATGGAGTGCTGGATGTACAAATAGGGACATCGATGGAGGTGGTAGCACAAGAAGAACACGATACTATGCGAACACAACACGAGATTGAAAAGGAATTGCTTGATCCTCGTCTGGCACCGGAACAGAGAAGTGCGTTGCTCTCGTTACCTCCAACTCCGAGGGTGCTCTCGTTACCTCCATATCGGACCGGTGCGATGATGAAGGCCGTCATGCAGAGGTTCCGTGCGACAACACCAGTCTCATCCTCCCACTTCCCTCTGGCGCCGCGCTCGTTGCCGCCGCGGCGGTTGGCCCATAAACTCGCGGTCGGCGCGGCAAAGATGGGCAAGAGGTCCAGTGATTTAATAAAGAATATCCACTCTTTCGTGAAGAAGACGCACCCCGCGACGGCGCCACCCTCATCCTCCACCTCCCCAGTGGCGCCACGCTCGTCACCTTCGCCGCCGCGCTCAAGAGCCTGTGAGCCgtccgacggagctgagaaagccGTCTGA
- the LOC123413335 gene encoding uncharacterized protein LOC123413335 — protein sequence MLRLRSSILAHLLSSSPTASPASTLHRLISAAAPAIPPNPSGFAVEEYLVSTCGLTQAQAVKASAKISHLKSPAKPDAVLAFLTGLGLSGADVAALVAKDPRFLCAGVERVLAPNIAALTAPGYRVPSSRASSRSAAPNSVTEPWQVTTFTCIVVLQHSHV from the coding sequence atgctcCGGCTGCGAAGCTCCATCCTCGcccatctcctctcttcttctccgACCGCCTCTCCCGCATCCACTCTCCACCGCCTCATATCCGCCGCCGCGCCCGCCATTCCCCCGAACCCTAGTGGCTTCGCCGTGGAGGAGTACCTTGTCTCCACCTGCGGCCTCACACAAGCGCAGGCCGTCAAGGCCTCCGCCAAGATCTCCCACCTCAAGTCCCCCGCCAAGCCCGACGCCGTCCTCGCCTTCCTCACCGGCCTCGGCCTCTCCGGCGCCGACGTCGCCGCCCTCGTCGCCAAGGACCCGCGGTTCCTCTGCGCCGGCGTGGAGAGAGTCCTGGCCCCCAACATCGCCGCGCTCACCGCGCCGGGTTATCGCGTTCCGTCATCGCGCGCGTCCTCTCGCTCGGCCGCCCCCAATTCCGTCACAGAGCCATGGCAAGTTACCACATTTACGTGCATTGTAGTTCTGCAGCACAGTCATGTATGA
- the LOC123413337 gene encoding disease resistance protein RGA5-like isoform X1: protein MFRFIGAWLQAVLRYIAAWLQPATAADDSDAAVASPQAAMDFPVTASLGPLHRPLHSFRTTKNNLPYGVSDGEVRRLEADLEVLFTELKIVSEADDPSFTARCWMKEVRELRYDAEDFFGQVPLSSAGAGGSALHTVILWIPSKLKRRCQVAEAFSDLRARAKDASRRRQSFQLGSATIRAEFGQANVNRSPKFIGLEESMDKLVKLLAFDSEDAEQQVQVISIFGFAGVGKTTLIRTFYRNFGWKFQCRAFVRVSRNPDMRMLLSSILSQIKAPPVHAFPDVQDLMDIMREYLQCKRYLIVIDDLWASSTWDIISHAFPDGDCCSRIIVTTEIKDVALACSRYQFKYMYEMSPLNDHQSRKLFLSRVFGSENGCPPDFKEVTYEIIRKCGGLPLAIENMASMLACELGVDQWKHVRDSLPSALSLRTNPSSEGLKEVLNIIYNNLSPYLKTCLLYLIMYPEGNTVSKEDLVKQWVAEDLIGEGQDREKTARDYFDVLFSRGMIQPVDRNYNDEVLTCTVHHMVLDLIRYKSLEENFIINVSCFQTTPGLPDKIRRLSIQFGGAKCAIIPADFMMTQVRSLIFFGFLNCVPSVVEYKLLRVLILHIWADQSKIFDLTRISELFQLRYLKIDCNITVHLPDEIQQLKFLQTLELHAPVNDMPSDIGSLPLLRTLGYFDLSKNSMENVQSLAELNNLQDLQLTLSNIPEPDNLKNNMQCLGSILWKLSNLKSLTLVPAVSSHLDVLDDAGGAILGISGDVLSSVSSPPPLLQRLELSGRCCIFASLPEWTKKLGNLCILKISIRKLLRKDIDILKGLPALMALSLYVWTAPVGKVVFDSEGFSVLKFFKFTCAAPCLAFLKGAMPSVRELKLAFSANRMEHYSQIIAGLEYLIELKEITAKVGGTGADESDKRYTELALSGAIANHPCTPMIRVQCVDRNFSGEEGTSAVTQEQEHWTLEKRHEKQEALLNPLPIPSTQTQSRDGGQNGGTDRSSEVLTQTRDEVQDELVERSMEVLTHEQEHLTLEKQHEIHEVLLDPLPEVLSTPSRQTQVREEVQDGEIERQEQGQCTLEQDGVLDVQIGTSMEVVAQEEHDTMRTQHEIEKELLDPRLAPEQRSALLSLPPTPRVLSLPPYRTGAMMKAVMQRFRATTPVSSSHFPLAPRSLPPRRLAHKLAVGAAKMGKRSSDLIKNIHSFVKKTHPATAPPSSSTSPVAPRSSPSPPRSRACEPSDGAEKAV from the exons ATGTTCCGATTTATCGGCGCTTGGCTACAGGCGGTGCTCCGGTATATTGCCGCGTGGCTTCAGCCGGCGACGGCAGCGGATGATTCCGATGCCGCTGTTGCGTCGCCTCAGGCGGCGATGGATTTTCCCGTCACGGCTTCGCTTGGCCCCCtccaccggccgctccattcgttcaggaccaccaagaacaacctcccATATGGGGTCAGCGATGGCGAGGTCCGGCGCCTCGAAGCAGATCTCGAGGTATTGTTCACCGAGCTCAAGATCGTGTCTGAGGCGGATGACCCTAGCTTCACGGCCAGGTGCTGGATGAAGGAGGTGCGGGAGCTTCGTTACGACGCGGAGGACTTCTTCGGCCAGGTTCCGCTCTcctccgccggcgccggcggaagCGCTCTTCACACAGTCATCCTTTGGATTCCCAGCAAGCTGAAGCGGCGGTGCCAGGTTGCAGAAGCTTTCTCAGATCTGCGGGCTCGTGCCAAGGACGCGAGTCGAAGACGCCAAAGTTTCCAGCTTGGTTCAGCAACCATCAGAGCTGAATTTGGGCAAGCCAATGTCAACCGCTCCCCCAAATTTATTGGTCTTGAGGAGTCCATGGACAAGCTTGTCAAACTGCTGGCCTTTGACAGTGAAGATGCAGAGCAACAAGTTCAGGTGATATCTATCTTTGGATTTGCAGGTGTTGGCAAAACAACACTTATCAGGACCTTCTATCGTAACTTTGGATGGAAATTCCAGTGTCGGGCTTTCGTGCGGGTGTCAAGAAATCCAGATATGAGGATGCTTTTATCCAGCATCCTCTCACAAATCAAGGCACCACCGGTCCATGCCTTTCCTGATGTGCAGGACCTTATGGACATTATGAGAGAATATCTGCAATGCAAAAG ATACTTGATTGTAATTGATGACTTGTGGGCCTCCTCAACATGGGATATTATTAGCCATGCTTTTCCTGATGGTGATTGTTGCAGCAGAATAATAGTAACCACAGAAATCAAGGATGTAGCATTGGCATGCAGTAGGTATCAGTTTAAGTACATGTATGAGATGAGTCCTCTGAATGATCATCAATCAAGAAAGTTATTCCTCAGTAGAGTTTTTGGATCTGAAAATGGTTGCCCTCCAGATTTCAAAGAAGTTACATATGAGATCATCCGGAAATGTGGAGGTTTACCATTAGCAATTGAAAATATGGCCAGCATGTTGGCATGTGAACTAGGCGTTGATCAATGGAAGCACGTGCGAGATTCTTTACCCTCTGCTTTGAGTTTGAGGACAAACCCTAGTTCGGAAGGGTTGAAAGAAGTTCTGAACATTATTTACAATAATCTTTCACCATATTTGAAGACATGCTTGCTATATCTTATTATGTATCCAGAGGGCAACACTGTCAGCAAGGAAGATTTAGTGAAGCAATGGGTAGCTGAAGATTTGATCGGTGAAGGGCAAGACAGAGAGAAAACTGCACGGGATTATTTTGATGTGCTTTTCAGTAGAGGAATGATCCAACCTGTTGACAGAAATTATAACGATGAGGTTTTGACATGTACAGTTCACCACATGGTACTAGATCTTATTAGGTACAAATCTCTAGAGGAGAATTTCATCATTAACGTGAGCTGTTTTCAGACAACTCCAGGTCTTCCTGATAAGATTCGTCGACTGTCTATCCAGTTTGGTGGTGCAAAATGTGCAATTATACCGGCAGACTTCATGATGACTCAAGTTAGATCGCTTATATTTTTTGGGTTCTTGAACTGTGTACCTTCTGTTGTGGAATATAAGCTCCTTCGAGTTCTGATTCTTCATATCTGGGCTGATCAAAGCAAAATATTTGACCTCACTAGAATTAGTGAACTGTTTCAGCTGAGATATCTGAAAATTGATTGCAACATCACTGTCCATCTGCCAGATGAGATTCAACAGCTAAAATTCTTGCAGACACTGGAATTGCATGCACCAGTAAATGATATGCCATCGGATATTGGTTCCTTGCCATTACTTCGCACTCTGGGGTATTTTGATCTCAGTAAGAACTCAATGGAGAATGTACAGAGCCTTGCCGAGCTGAACAATCTCCAAGACCTTCAGCTCACTTTGTCTAACATTCCGGAGCCTGATAATCTGAAGAACAATATGCAATGCCTGGGCTCAATTCTCTGGAAACTCAGCAACCTCAAGTCTCTAACTCTAGTACCTGCAGTCTCCTCTCATCTAGATGTTCTAGACGATGCTGGTGGTGCAATCTTGGGTATTTCTGGCGATGTCTTGAGCAGTGTGTCCTCTCCCCCGCCCCTTCTTCAGAGGCTTGAGCTGTCAGGGCGCTGTTGCATCTTTGCCAGCCTACCTGAGTGGACCAAAAAACTTGGCAATCTCTGCATTTTGAAGATTTCAATTAGGAAGTTGTTGAGGAAAGATATTGATATCCTCAAAGGATTGCCAGCCCTCATGGCTCTGTCGCTGTATGTTTGGACTGCTCCTGTAGGAAAGGTTGTCTTTGATAGTGAGGGGTTCtcggttctcaaattcttcaagtTTACATGCGCTGCCCCATGCCTGGCATTTCTGAAAGGAGCCATGCCTAGTGTTCGGGAGCTCAAGCTAGCATTCAGTGCTAACAGAATGGAGCACTACAGCCAGATAATTGCTGGCTTAGAGTACCTGATAGAACTTAAAGAGATAACAGCAAAAGTTGGGGGCACTGGTGCTGATGAATCTGATAAAAGGTACACAGAGTTGGCATTGAGTGGTGCCATTGCCAATCATCCATGCACTCCCATGATCAGAGTACAATGTGTAGATCGGAATTTTTCTGGTGAGGAGGGTACAAGTGCCGTCACACAAGAACAAGAACACTGGACTCTGGAAAAACGACATGAGAAACAAGAGGCCTTGCTTAATCCTCTTCCCATTCCAAGCACACAAACACAATCTAGAGATGGAGGGCAGAATGGAGGAACAGATAGATCAAGCGAGGTGCTgacacaaacaagagatgaagttcAGGATGAATTAGTAGAAAGATCGATGGAGGTCCTCACACATGAACAGGAACACTTGACCCTGGAAAAACAACACGAGATTCATGAGGTATTGCTTGATCCTCTTCCTGAAGTTCTTTCCACTCCAAGCAGACAGACACAAGTGAGAGAGGAAGTACAGGATGGAGAAATAGAGAGACAAGAGCAAGGACAATGTACCCTGGAACAAGATGGAGTGCTGGATGTACAAATAGGGACATCGATGGAGGTGGTAGCACAAGAAGAACACGATACTATGCGAACACAACACGAGATTGAAAAGGAATTGCTTGATCCTCGTCTGGCACCGGAACAGAGAAGTGCGTTGCTCTCGTTACCTCCAACTCCGAGGGTGCTCTCGTTACCTCCATATCGGACCGGTGCGATGATGAAGGCCGTCATGCAGAGGTTCCGTGCGACAACACCAGTCTCATCCTCCCACTTCCCTCTGGCGCCGCGCTCGTTGCCGCCGCGGCGGTTGGCCCATAAACTCGCGGTCGGCGCGGCAAAGATGGGCAAGAGGTCCAGTGATTTAATAAAGAATATCCACTCTTTCGTGAAGAAGACGCACCCCGCGACGGCGCCACCCTCATCCTCCACCTCCCCAGTGGCGCCACGCTCGTCACCTTCGCCGCCGCGCTCAAGAGCCTGTGAGCCgtccgacggagctgagaaagccGTCTGA